One stretch of Streptomyces sp. A2-16 DNA includes these proteins:
- a CDS encoding AAC(3) family N-acetyltransferase, producing MADVLAELPLRADAPLMVHASLSGTGLAPARVRDVLLDALGPHGTLVVPAFTPENSDSSRAHRALVAHLSAEEAAEYRASMPPFEPDATPCPSMGALAECVRTTPGAVRSDHPQTSLAAIGPRAGELLAGHDPLCHLGERSPLAELYAADAQVLLLRVGFEVCSAFHLAEYRMTPRPPRRLYRCVVGDKGNWFTYEDLALYDGDFAEAGARLPDELLARREWVGKAVTLFGMRAAVDDVRDQLSRYRLRNDLN from the coding sequence CTGGCCGACGTCCTCGCGGAGTTACCCCTGCGCGCCGATGCCCCGCTCATGGTCCATGCCTCCCTGAGCGGCACCGGCCTCGCCCCCGCCCGGGTCCGTGACGTGCTGCTCGACGCGCTCGGCCCCCATGGCACGCTCGTCGTACCAGCGTTCACGCCCGAGAACTCGGACAGCTCCCGCGCCCACCGGGCACTGGTCGCGCATCTGAGCGCTGAGGAGGCCGCGGAGTACCGGGCGTCGATGCCGCCTTTCGAACCGGACGCCACCCCCTGCCCGTCGATGGGCGCGCTGGCCGAGTGCGTGCGGACCACTCCCGGAGCCGTGCGCAGCGACCACCCGCAGACCTCGCTGGCCGCGATCGGGCCGCGGGCGGGCGAGCTGCTCGCCGGGCACGATCCGCTCTGCCATCTCGGCGAGCGCTCCCCCCTCGCCGAGCTGTACGCCGCCGACGCCCAAGTGCTGCTGCTGCGCGTGGGGTTCGAGGTGTGCAGCGCCTTCCATCTCGCCGAGTACCGCATGACCCCGAGGCCGCCCCGGCGGCTGTACCGCTGTGTGGTGGGCGACAAGGGCAACTGGTTCACGTACGAGGATCTGGCCCTGTACGACGGTGACTTCGCGGAGGCCGGAGCACGGCTGCCGGATGAACTCCTCGCGCGGCGGGAATGGGTGGGGAAAGCGGTCACACTGTTCGGAATGCGGGCCGCCGTCGACGACGTACGCGATCAGCTGTCCAGATATCGCCTCCGAAATGACCTGAATTAA